From Pontibacter actiniarum, a single genomic window includes:
- a CDS encoding cytochrome b5 domain-containing protein, whose amino-acid sequence MALPEYTLQQLALRNGQDREEIWVAYLGVIYDVRKSRLWRDGKHYEHWAGQDLTEELQDAPHNANVFDKFEAVGLVKNSVYLPRQE is encoded by the coding sequence ATGGCATTACCAGAGTACACCCTGCAGCAGCTGGCGCTGCGAAACGGGCAGGATCGCGAGGAGATTTGGGTGGCGTACCTTGGGGTGATTTACGATGTAAGGAAGTCCAGGCTGTGGCGCGACGGCAAGCATTATGAGCACTGGGCGGGGCAAGACCTGACGGAAGAATTACAGGATGCACCGCACAATGCCAACGTTTTTGATAAATTTGAGGCCGTGGGCCTCGTGAAGAATTCGGTTTACCTGCCCCGGCAGGAGTAA
- a CDS encoding AMP-dependent synthetase/ligase produces the protein MNITRTLDLLPLQLQQFPKADCLAAKVNGTWQKHSTQQVQEYANQLSLGLLKLGLGKDDKVAIISFNRPEWVFADFGIQQIGAISVPMYPTITEEDYRYIFNDAEVKVIFVADASLYNKVVAATEGMEGIKEIYTFDKIQGAKHWSEVLELGKGEDVQQLEPLKAAVQPDDVLTIIYTSGTTGNPKGVMLTHRNLVSNFEGAFPYVPVNQNHRALSFLPLCHIFERMLLYLYFRAGVSIYYAESIEKVAENLKEVKPHVFTTVPRLLEKVYDKIVATGMELTGVKRRLFFWALELGLKYDTQKDQGWWYNKQLDLANKIIFSKWREALGGNVIAIVSGGAALQPRLARVFWSAHIRVMEGYGLTETSPVISVNRYEPENNMIGTVGMAIDGVEIKIAEDGEILTRGPHVMKGYYKKPDLTDEAIDKDGWFHTGDIGEMVEGKYLKITDRKKEMFKTSGGKYVAPQPIENKLKESVVIEQVMIVGEGRKYASALIVPSFVGLQDWATHKGIKYTSDVEMIKHPEVLEKFQREVEKTNEGLAQYETIKKFTLIPNMWTVESGELTPTLKVKRKVIKENYHDVIESMY, from the coding sequence ATGAACATAACCCGAACTTTAGACCTTTTGCCCCTTCAGCTGCAGCAGTTTCCGAAGGCTGACTGTTTGGCTGCCAAAGTAAACGGTACCTGGCAAAAGCACAGCACCCAGCAAGTGCAGGAGTACGCAAACCAACTGAGCCTGGGCTTGCTGAAACTGGGCTTAGGGAAAGACGATAAAGTAGCCATTATTTCCTTTAACCGGCCGGAGTGGGTTTTTGCGGATTTTGGCATTCAGCAGATCGGCGCCATCAGCGTGCCGATGTACCCGACTATAACAGAAGAAGATTACCGCTATATTTTTAACGATGCCGAGGTAAAGGTGATTTTTGTTGCCGATGCCAGCCTGTACAACAAGGTGGTGGCGGCTACCGAGGGCATGGAAGGCATCAAGGAAATCTACACGTTTGACAAAATACAGGGAGCCAAGCACTGGTCAGAGGTGCTGGAACTGGGCAAAGGCGAGGACGTGCAGCAACTGGAGCCGCTGAAGGCCGCTGTGCAGCCCGACGACGTGCTGACGATTATCTACACTTCCGGCACCACCGGTAACCCGAAAGGCGTTATGCTGACGCACCGCAACCTGGTGAGCAACTTTGAGGGAGCCTTCCCTTACGTGCCTGTTAACCAGAACCACCGTGCGCTGAGCTTCCTGCCGCTTTGCCACATTTTTGAGCGCATGCTGCTGTATCTGTACTTCAGAGCCGGTGTGTCTATCTACTATGCCGAGAGTATCGAGAAAGTCGCCGAGAACCTGAAGGAGGTGAAGCCGCACGTGTTTACCACGGTGCCGCGCCTGCTGGAGAAGGTGTACGACAAGATTGTGGCGACCGGTATGGAACTGACAGGCGTGAAGCGCCGGCTGTTTTTCTGGGCGCTGGAGCTTGGTTTGAAGTACGATACCCAAAAGGACCAGGGCTGGTGGTATAACAAGCAACTTGACCTGGCGAACAAGATCATATTCAGCAAGTGGCGCGAGGCCCTGGGCGGCAATGTCATTGCCATCGTATCAGGCGGGGCGGCTCTGCAGCCGCGCCTGGCCCGCGTGTTCTGGTCTGCCCATATCCGCGTGATGGAAGGCTACGGGCTTACAGAAACGTCTCCGGTGATTTCGGTTAACCGCTATGAGCCCGAGAACAACATGATCGGCACAGTGGGTATGGCGATTGATGGCGTGGAGATCAAAATCGCTGAAGACGGCGAAATACTGACCCGCGGCCCGCATGTGATGAAAGGCTACTACAAAAAGCCGGACCTGACGGATGAAGCGATCGATAAGGACGGCTGGTTCCACACCGGTGATATCGGCGAAATGGTAGAGGGCAAGTACCTCAAGATCACAGACCGCAAGAAGGAGATGTTTAAAACGTCGGGCGGGAAGTATGTGGCGCCGCAGCCAATCGAGAACAAGCTAAAGGAGTCGGTGGTGATAGAGCAGGTGATGATTGTCGGCGAGGGCCGCAAGTACGCCTCTGCGCTCATCGTCCCATCGTTCGTCGGTTTGCAGGACTGGGCTACCCACAAGGGCATTAAGTATACTTCGGATGTGGAGATGATTAAGCACCCAGAGGTGCTTGAGAAGTTCCAGCGCGAGGTAGAGAAGACCAACGAAGGGCTGGCGCAGTACGAAACCATCAAGAAGTTCACGCTTATCCCGAATATGTGGACGGTAGAGAGCGGGGAACTGACGCCAACCCTGAAGGTGAAGCGCAAGGTCATCAAGGAGAACTACCACGACGTGATCGAGAGTATGTATTAA
- the murQ gene encoding N-acetylmuramic acid 6-phosphate etherase has translation MSTTESASNYDGLDKMSVRELLENINREDKTVPLAVEKAIPQIEKLVNATVERLQQGGRLFYIGAGTSGRLGIVDASECPPTYGVPHGMVVGIMAGGDVAIRKAVEFAEDDPEQAWKDLQEHNINEKDIVVGIAASGRTPYVIGGLNACRERGIATGCVVCNAGSAVAAAAEFPVEVVTGPEFVTGSTRMKAGTGQKLALNMLTTSTMIKLGRVKGNKMVDMQLSNHKLVDRGTRMVMEELEIGREEAGALLQKYGSVRAAVDAFRNGNEHQVL, from the coding sequence GTGTCTACTACCGAATCTGCATCTAACTACGACGGCCTGGACAAAATGAGCGTGCGCGAGCTGCTCGAAAACATCAACCGGGAAGATAAAACCGTACCACTGGCTGTTGAAAAAGCCATCCCACAGATAGAAAAACTGGTTAACGCCACCGTGGAACGCCTCCAGCAGGGCGGCCGCCTGTTCTACATCGGTGCCGGCACCAGTGGCCGCCTGGGCATTGTGGACGCCTCTGAGTGCCCTCCTACCTATGGCGTACCGCACGGCATGGTGGTAGGCATTATGGCTGGCGGCGATGTGGCCATCCGTAAGGCGGTGGAGTTTGCGGAAGACGACCCGGAGCAGGCCTGGAAAGACCTGCAGGAGCATAACATCAATGAGAAGGACATCGTGGTGGGCATCGCTGCCTCGGGCCGCACGCCATATGTTATCGGAGGGCTGAACGCCTGCCGCGAGCGCGGTATCGCGACGGGGTGCGTTGTCTGCAACGCCGGTAGTGCCGTGGCCGCCGCCGCCGAGTTTCCGGTGGAGGTGGTAACAGGGCCTGAATTTGTGACGGGCAGCACCCGCATGAAGGCCGGCACCGGGCAGAAGCTGGCGCTGAACATGCTGACCACCTCCACAATGATAAAGCTGGGCCGCGTAAAAGGCAACAAGATGGTAGACATGCAGCTCTCGAACCACAAGCTGGTGGATCGGGGCACGCGCATGGTGATGGAAGAGCTGGAGATAGGCCGGGAAGAGGCGGGAGCCCTGCTCCAAAAGTATGGCAGCGTGCGCGCCGCCGTAGACGCTTTCCGGAACGGGAATGAGCACCAGGTGCTGTAA
- a CDS encoding formimidoylglutamase produces the protein MNLSIFFEPLNEDIFAPLNKPRTLGSYISRFVSKFPDWRSADIAILGVNETRGRNSEEQSEPSTTEAPARLVRRKLYSLNKGSGRCQLVDLGNLRPGITLEDTYLRLKEIVEVLISHNTIPVIIGGSQDLEYGQFMGYEHLDRVVNMVTVDSSVDMTEDTLAPPNKKQLRQILMHEPNYLFSLGQIGYQSYLVEPEVMGTFEKMHFEAYRVGEVHRNVQEMEPVVRVADLLTFDISAIRHQDAPACEPVNPFGLTGEEACQICWYAGLNDTLTSLGIYEYNPELDERELTAMTVATMIWYFVEGFYHRKNETNFSSKHFTKYAVAFAEDNPDRMIFYKSKNSEKWWLEVEPLSSEKGSRIVPCSYEDYLQATKGEVPNRWILTQARIG, from the coding sequence ATGAACCTGTCTATATTTTTTGAGCCGCTAAACGAAGACATATTTGCCCCGCTGAACAAACCGCGCACGCTGGGCTCCTATATTTCGCGCTTCGTCAGCAAGTTCCCCGACTGGCGCTCCGCCGACATCGCCATCCTGGGCGTGAACGAGACCAGGGGCCGCAACAGCGAGGAGCAAAGCGAGCCCAGCACCACCGAGGCCCCGGCCCGCCTGGTGCGCCGCAAACTCTACAGCCTGAACAAAGGCTCCGGCCGCTGCCAGCTGGTGGACCTGGGCAACCTGCGCCCCGGCATTACGCTCGAGGACACCTACCTGCGCCTGAAGGAGATTGTGGAAGTGCTCATCTCCCACAACACCATCCCGGTCATCATCGGCGGTTCGCAAGACCTGGAGTACGGGCAGTTTATGGGCTACGAGCACCTGGACCGCGTGGTGAACATGGTTACCGTGGACAGCAGCGTGGACATGACCGAGGACACCCTCGCCCCGCCTAATAAAAAGCAGCTGCGCCAGATTCTCATGCACGAGCCCAACTACCTTTTCAGCCTCGGGCAGATCGGCTACCAGTCGTACCTGGTGGAGCCGGAGGTGATGGGCACCTTCGAAAAAATGCACTTTGAGGCCTACCGGGTGGGCGAGGTGCACCGCAATGTGCAGGAGATGGAGCCGGTGGTGCGCGTGGCGGACCTGCTAACGTTCGACATATCGGCCATCCGCCACCAGGACGCGCCGGCCTGCGAGCCCGTTAACCCCTTTGGCCTGACCGGAGAGGAGGCCTGCCAGATCTGCTGGTACGCGGGGCTGAACGATACGCTAACCTCTTTGGGCATCTATGAGTATAACCCTGAGCTGGACGAGCGCGAGCTAACCGCCATGACGGTGGCGACCATGATCTGGTACTTCGTAGAAGGCTTCTATCACCGCAAAAACGAAACAAACTTCAGCAGCAAGCACTTCACAAAGTATGCTGTGGCCTTTGCCGAGGACAACCCCGACCGCATGATCTTCTACAAAAGCAAGAACAGTGAGAAATGGTGGCTGGAGGTGGAGCCGCTCAGCTCTGAGAAGGGCAGCCGCATTGTGCCCTGCAGCTACGAAGATTACCTGCAGGCCACCAAGGGCGAGGTGCCCAACCGTTGGATACTGACCCAGGCGCGGATCGGGTAA
- the der gene encoding ribosome biogenesis GTPase Der has protein sequence MSSNIIAIVGRPNVGKSTLFNRLIGQRKAIMDNVSGVTRDRSYGHGDWTGKYYTVIDTGGYVHGSEDIFESEINRQVELAMNEADVILFMVDVDAGLTGLDEEFANVLRRTDKPVYVVANKADTNARMHQMGEFYALGVGIDIYPISSQSGSGTGELLDEVVKHFKDEGVEDPDAGIPKIAVLGRPNVGKSSFVNLLLGEERNIVTDRAGTTRDAIHARYNAFGKEFIIVDTAGLRRKSKVSEDIEFYSVLRSVRALEDADVCIVILDATRGIEAQDVNIIALAEKNRKGIVILVNKWDLVEKDTHTTKQFEDEIYNRIAPISYVPIIFTSVVTKQRIHKAIEVAMEVYDNKTKKIPTSKLNDAMLPEIERYPPPAIKGKFVKIKYITQLPTHNPTFAFFCNLPQYVKESYVRYLENRMREHFGFTGVPIKLVFRKK, from the coding sequence ATGTCATCAAACATCATTGCTATTGTAGGCCGCCCCAACGTGGGCAAGTCTACCCTTTTTAACCGCCTGATCGGGCAGCGCAAAGCCATCATGGACAACGTGAGCGGCGTAACCCGCGACCGCAGCTACGGCCACGGCGACTGGACAGGCAAGTACTATACTGTAATTGACACAGGCGGCTACGTGCACGGCTCCGAGGATATCTTCGAGTCTGAGATCAACCGCCAGGTAGAGCTGGCCATGAACGAGGCCGACGTAATTCTGTTTATGGTGGACGTGGATGCCGGCCTTACCGGGCTGGACGAGGAGTTTGCCAACGTGCTGCGCCGCACCGATAAGCCGGTGTACGTGGTGGCTAACAAAGCAGACACCAACGCGCGCATGCACCAGATGGGCGAGTTCTACGCCCTGGGCGTAGGCATTGACATTTACCCGATCTCATCGCAGAGCGGCTCCGGAACGGGCGAACTGCTGGACGAGGTGGTGAAGCACTTTAAAGACGAAGGTGTGGAAGACCCGGATGCCGGTATCCCTAAAATTGCCGTGCTGGGCCGCCCGAACGTAGGGAAGTCCTCTTTTGTGAACCTGCTGCTGGGTGAGGAGCGAAACATTGTTACAGACAGAGCCGGAACCACACGCGATGCTATCCATGCCCGCTACAATGCCTTCGGCAAGGAGTTTATTATTGTGGATACGGCCGGTTTGCGCCGCAAAAGCAAGGTAAGCGAGGATATTGAGTTCTACTCCGTGCTGCGCTCAGTGCGTGCCCTGGAGGACGCCGACGTTTGTATCGTGATACTGGACGCCACGCGCGGCATTGAGGCGCAGGACGTAAACATCATTGCCCTGGCCGAAAAGAACCGCAAAGGTATCGTGATCCTGGTGAACAAGTGGGACCTGGTGGAGAAGGACACGCATACGACCAAGCAGTTTGAGGACGAGATCTACAACCGCATCGCGCCGATCTCCTATGTGCCGATCATCTTTACCTCGGTGGTAACCAAGCAGCGTATCCACAAGGCTATTGAGGTGGCCATGGAAGTGTACGACAACAAGACCAAGAAAATACCGACCTCAAAGCTGAACGACGCCATGCTGCCGGAGATTGAGCGCTATCCGCCGCCAGCGATCAAGGGTAAGTTTGTGAAGATCAAGTATATCACGCAGTTGCCGACGCATAACCCGACCTTTGCGTTTTTCTGCAACCTGCCGCAGTACGTGAAAGAGTCCTACGTGCGCTACCTGGAGAACAGGATGCGCGAGCACTTTGGCTTTACAGGTGTTCCGATCAAGCTGGTGTTTAGGAAAAAATAA
- a CDS encoding thiolase family protein, whose amino-acid sequence MNNAYIVAGFRSAVGKAGRGVFRFTRPDDLAADVIKHLMASVPALDPERVDDLIVGNAVPEAEQGLQIGRMISLLALPMSVSGMTVNRYCGSGVETIAIAANRIAAGMADCIVAGGTESMSMVPTAGWKTAPNYKIAKENPDWYLSMGLTAEAVANDYNVSREDQDEFAFKSHQKALNAIEKGYFKDQIVPITVEETYLDDNGKKKTRTYVVDTDEGPRADTSLERLAKLKPVFAAGGTVTAGNSSQTSDGAAFVVVMSERMVKELNLEPIARLVSYGTGGVDPRIMGMGPIAAVPKALKQAGLTLNDIDLIEMNEAFAAQSIAVMRELDFNPDKLNINGGAIALGHPLGCSGAKLAVQLFSDLRRTGGKHGIVTACVGGGQGVAGVFELLK is encoded by the coding sequence ATGAACAATGCATATATCGTAGCCGGATTTCGTAGCGCAGTGGGTAAAGCTGGGCGTGGCGTATTCCGGTTCACCAGACCTGATGACCTGGCCGCTGATGTCATCAAACACTTAATGGCCTCTGTGCCTGCCCTGGACCCGGAGCGCGTAGACGACCTGATTGTCGGTAACGCTGTGCCGGAAGCAGAGCAAGGCCTGCAGATTGGCCGCATGATTTCGCTGCTGGCGCTGCCAATGTCGGTAAGCGGTATGACGGTTAACCGCTACTGCGGTTCCGGTGTAGAAACCATTGCCATTGCTGCCAACCGCATTGCAGCAGGCATGGCCGACTGTATCGTGGCTGGTGGTACTGAATCGATGTCGATGGTGCCAACGGCTGGCTGGAAAACAGCGCCAAACTACAAAATTGCAAAAGAGAACCCTGACTGGTACCTGAGCATGGGCCTAACGGCCGAAGCCGTAGCCAACGACTACAATGTTTCACGTGAAGACCAGGATGAGTTTGCCTTCAAATCGCACCAAAAGGCACTGAACGCCATCGAGAAAGGCTACTTCAAAGATCAGATCGTGCCGATTACGGTTGAGGAAACTTACCTGGACGATAACGGCAAGAAGAAGACCCGCACGTATGTAGTGGATACGGACGAAGGCCCTCGTGCCGATACCTCGCTGGAGCGTTTGGCGAAACTGAAGCCGGTGTTTGCAGCAGGTGGTACGGTAACAGCCGGTAACTCCTCTCAGACATCAGACGGTGCTGCTTTTGTGGTTGTGATGAGCGAGCGCATGGTAAAAGAGCTGAACCTGGAGCCAATTGCGCGCCTGGTAAGCTACGGCACCGGCGGTGTAGACCCACGCATTATGGGCATGGGCCCAATCGCAGCCGTTCCAAAGGCGCTGAAGCAAGCGGGTTTAACGCTGAACGACATCGACCTGATCGAGATGAACGAGGCCTTTGCCGCACAGTCTATCGCTGTGATGCGTGAGCTGGACTTCAACCCGGATAAGCTGAACATCAACGGTGGTGCCATCGCACTTGGCCACCCGCTGGGCTGCTCTGGTGCCAAACTAGCCGTGCAGCTTTTCAGCGACCTGCGTCGCACCGGCGGCAAGCACGGCATCGTAACTGCCTGCGTAGGCGGCGGCCAAGGTGTAGCTGGGGTGTTTGAACTTCTTAAATAG
- a CDS encoding four helix bundle protein produces the protein MHNFKELIIWKEAMELAKAVYKASSSFPANEKFGLTSQINRSAVSVPSNIAEGAGRGSDKEFNQFLNIALGSAFELETQLLLAQAFGFINEDKLNELLTQLRKIQRMIDGFKKKLNKRE, from the coding sequence ATGCACAATTTTAAGGAATTGATTATTTGGAAAGAGGCAATGGAGTTAGCGAAAGCAGTATACAAAGCTTCTTCCTCATTTCCTGCAAATGAAAAGTTCGGTCTTACTTCTCAAATAAACAGGTCTGCTGTGTCAGTTCCCTCAAATATTGCAGAGGGAGCAGGAAGAGGTTCTGATAAAGAGTTTAATCAGTTTCTGAATATTGCGTTGGGGTCAGCTTTTGAGTTAGAAACCCAGTTGCTCTTGGCTCAAGCTTTCGGATTCATAAATGAAGACAAGCTAAATGAGCTACTAACGCAACTCCGGAAGATTCAGAGAATGATTGATGGATTTAAGAAAAAACTAAATAAGCGAGAATAA
- a CDS encoding STAS/SEC14 domain-containing protein produces MISTVHFEEENIAGFHLQHYIDDSGMRALVHEMEEKASRADSVSLYFVFENFGDWDSVQSFFDTLKLRFNNWGKIARYAIVTDKAWVKKQSRLANFLTPHFEVRAFGMADKEQALAWLKQPAANAGNPGIAVLEAMPDHVVGLATIGQLTSSDYHTIDHLLEEHVQQNRDLRLYLEVLHPNGTTPAGMWEELRHGVKYHGKFSKVAIAGHEDWLQKAQGGEGAASDTNMKLFKLDERDTAIDWLR; encoded by the coding sequence ATGATTTCGACAGTTCATTTTGAGGAAGAAAATATCGCAGGCTTCCATCTGCAGCATTACATTGACGATTCGGGAATGCGCGCACTGGTGCATGAGATGGAGGAAAAAGCCAGCCGCGCTGACAGCGTGTCCCTGTACTTTGTGTTCGAGAACTTCGGTGACTGGGATAGCGTACAGTCTTTTTTCGATACGCTGAAGCTACGGTTTAACAACTGGGGCAAAATAGCCCGCTATGCCATTGTAACAGACAAGGCCTGGGTGAAGAAGCAGTCGAGGCTGGCCAACTTCCTGACGCCCCACTTTGAGGTAAGGGCCTTTGGCATGGCCGACAAGGAGCAGGCGCTGGCGTGGCTCAAGCAACCCGCCGCCAATGCCGGTAACCCCGGTATTGCGGTGCTGGAGGCAATGCCGGACCATGTGGTGGGGCTCGCCACCATCGGCCAGCTCACCTCGTCAGACTACCACACCATAGACCACCTGCTGGAGGAGCACGTGCAGCAGAACCGCGATCTGCGGCTGTACCTGGAGGTGCTGCACCCGAACGGCACCACGCCCGCAGGCATGTGGGAAGAGCTGCGGCACGGCGTGAAGTACCACGGCAAGTTTAGCAAGGTAGCCATCGCCGGCCACGAAGACTGGCTGCAGAAGGCGCAAGGCGGGGAGGGCGCGGCCTCCGACACCAACATGAAATTATTTAAGCTGGATGAGCGCGACACGGCTATCGACTGGCTGCGCTAG
- a CDS encoding MarR family winged helix-turn-helix transcriptional regulator, with translation MKPEETVDYHFKVCWHAISRMYNAEAVQNDITTSIGFVLLNVDQQKGTPATKIASLLGLEARSLTRILKSMEEQGLIYKVSDPSDKRLVRIFLTEKGLEKKEVSRQTVKQFNLKVREEIPQKDLDVFFKVCERIQGMIENKEIF, from the coding sequence ATGAAGCCGGAAGAAACAGTAGACTATCACTTTAAAGTATGTTGGCATGCCATCTCCCGCATGTACAACGCTGAGGCCGTTCAGAACGATATTACAACCTCCATTGGGTTTGTACTGTTGAATGTAGACCAACAGAAAGGCACCCCCGCCACCAAAATAGCATCCCTGCTTGGGCTGGAGGCGCGCAGCCTCACCCGCATCCTGAAAAGCATGGAAGAGCAAGGACTTATCTATAAGGTGTCGGACCCCAGCGACAAGCGCCTGGTGCGCATTTTCCTGACGGAAAAAGGGCTGGAGAAAAAGGAAGTGTCGCGGCAAACGGTAAAGCAATTTAACCTGAAGGTGCGCGAGGAGATACCGCAGAAAGACCTGGATGTGTTTTTTAAAGTATGCGAGCGCATACAGGGAATGATCGAAAACAAGGAAATATTTTAA
- a CDS encoding 3-hydroxyacyl-CoA dehydrogenase/enoyl-CoA hydratase family protein, with amino-acid sequence MKRIIKKVAVLGSGVMGSRIACHFANIGVQVLLLDIVPKELTPDEEKKGLTLESKAVRNRLVNGHLQAAINSNPSPLYRKSDASLITTGNFEDDMKDIATADWTIEVVVENLKVKKIVYDQVEQHRKPGTLISSNTSGIPIHLMLEGRSDDFKKHFCGTHFFNPPRYLKLLEIIPTPETDSEVVDFLMHYGDLYLGKTTVLAKDTPAFIANRVGIYGIMQTLKAMEKTGLTIDEVDKITGPIVGRPKSATFRTLDVVGLDTTVNVANGLYQSGENDESRDLFQIPGYVQQMVENKWLGDKTGQGFYKKTKDAKGKTEILTLDLNTMEYGPKQKVKFQSLEVLKPIDDLKKRIKVFSGQSDKAAQFFNETLFGLFQYVSNRIPEISDELYRIDDALRAGFGWELGPFEYWDAIGAREGVQRMTEAGYKPAAWVEEMLNNGKESFYIVENGTRRYYDINTKEYKAIPGAENFIILNNLRENKVVWKNSGASLIDLGDGILNVEFHTKMNTIGGDVIMALNKGIDLAEKDFRGMVVGNDAANFSAGANVGLIYMYALDQDYDELNMIIRQFQNTMMRMRYSGIPVVGAPHGLTLGGGCELNLHCDHIQASAETYMGLVEFGVGLIPGGGGTKEMTLRAADMYADGDIEYNDLKNVFLNIGMAKVSTSAKEAVDLGYMRKSDGITINSNRLIADAKAQAILMADAGYTKPVQRTNVKVQGKGALGMFLTGANAMFTGRYMSAHDLKISQKLAYVMCGGDLSAPTEVSEQYLLDLEREAFLSLTGERKTLERIQSILTTGKPLRN; translated from the coding sequence ATGAAAAGAATAATTAAGAAAGTAGCGGTGCTAGGCTCCGGAGTGATGGGCTCCAGAATTGCCTGTCACTTTGCTAATATCGGGGTGCAGGTGCTGCTGCTCGACATCGTGCCGAAAGAGCTAACACCTGACGAAGAGAAAAAAGGCCTGACGCTGGAAAGCAAAGCCGTACGCAACCGCCTGGTAAACGGGCACCTGCAGGCAGCTATTAACTCCAACCCGTCGCCGCTTTACCGCAAGTCCGATGCAAGCCTGATCACAACAGGTAACTTCGAAGATGATATGAAGGACATCGCCACCGCCGACTGGACCATTGAGGTGGTAGTGGAGAATCTGAAAGTAAAGAAAATCGTGTACGACCAGGTGGAGCAACACCGCAAGCCGGGTACACTTATTTCCTCTAATACATCGGGCATTCCAATCCACCTGATGCTGGAAGGTCGCTCCGACGATTTTAAGAAGCACTTCTGCGGTACGCACTTCTTTAACCCGCCGCGCTACCTGAAACTGCTGGAGATTATACCTACACCAGAGACAGACAGTGAGGTAGTAGACTTCCTGATGCACTACGGTGATTTATACTTGGGTAAGACTACCGTATTAGCAAAAGATACGCCTGCCTTTATCGCAAACCGTGTGGGTATCTATGGCATCATGCAGACGCTGAAGGCTATGGAGAAAACAGGTCTGACCATAGATGAAGTGGATAAAATCACGGGTCCTATTGTTGGTCGTCCGAAGTCTGCCACGTTCCGCACGCTGGACGTAGTTGGTCTGGATACCACTGTAAATGTAGCCAACGGCTTGTACCAGTCCGGCGAGAACGATGAGTCGCGCGACCTGTTCCAGATTCCGGGCTATGTGCAGCAGATGGTGGAGAACAAGTGGCTGGGTGATAAAACCGGCCAGGGCTTCTACAAAAAGACCAAAGACGCCAAAGGCAAAACCGAGATACTGACGCTGGACCTGAACACGATGGAGTACGGGCCGAAGCAGAAGGTGAAGTTCCAGAGCCTGGAGGTGCTGAAGCCAATCGATGATCTGAAGAAGCGCATCAAAGTTTTCTCCGGCCAGTCTGATAAGGCAGCACAGTTCTTCAACGAGACGCTGTTCGGCCTGTTCCAGTACGTTTCTAACCGTATTCCGGAAATCTCCGATGAACTGTACCGCATCGACGATGCCCTGCGTGCCGGCTTTGGCTGGGAGCTTGGTCCGTTTGAGTACTGGGATGCCATCGGTGCCCGCGAAGGTGTGCAGCGTATGACAGAAGCCGGCTATAAGCCTGCTGCCTGGGTGGAAGAAATGCTGAACAATGGCAAGGAGTCCTTCTACATCGTAGAAAACGGCACACGCCGCTACTACGACATCAACACAAAAGAATACAAAGCCATACCAGGTGCCGAGAACTTTATCATCCTCAACAACCTGCGTGAGAACAAGGTTGTCTGGAAAAACAGCGGAGCCTCCCTTATTGACTTAGGTGACGGTATCCTGAACGTGGAGTTCCATACCAAGATGAATACTATTGGCGGCGATGTGATCATGGCCCTGAACAAAGGTATTGATCTCGCTGAGAAAGATTTCCGTGGCATGGTAGTGGGCAACGATGCCGCTAATTTCTCTGCCGGAGCCAACGTTGGCCTTATCTACATGTATGCGCTGGATCAGGATTACGATGAGCTGAACATGATCATCCGCCAGTTCCAGAACACCATGATGCGCATGCGCTATTCGGGTATACCGGTAGTAGGTGCTCCGCATGGCCTTACCCTGGGCGGCGGCTGTGAGCTGAACCTGCATTGCGACCACATCCAGGCATCTGCCGAGACTTACATGGGCTTGGTAGAGTTTGGTGTAGGCCTGATACCAGGCGGTGGCGGTACAAAAGAGATGACGCTTCGTGCAGCCGATATGTATGCCGACGGCGACATTGAGTACAACGACCTGAAGAACGTGTTCCTGAACATTGGTATGGCTAAGGTTTCTACTTCAGCTAAAGAGGCAGTAGACTTAGGCTATATGCGCAAGAGCGACGGCATCACGATCAACAGCAACCGTTTGATAGCCGATGCCAAGGCACAGGCTATACTTATGGCTGATGCGGGTTACACGAAGCCAGTGCAGCGCACCAACGTGAAGGTGCAGGGTAAAGGTGCACTAGGTATGTTCCTGACAGGTGCGAACGCCATGTTTACGGGCCGCTATATGTCTGCCCATGACCTGAAGATATCTCAGAAACTGGCTTACGTGATGTGCGGCGGTGATTTGTCTGCCCCAACGGAGGTGAGCGAGCAGTACCTGCTGGACCTGGAGCGTGAGGCGTTCCTGTCGTTGACAGGTGAGCGCAAGACACTGGAGCGCATCCAGAGCATCCTGACTACAGGCAAGCCGCTGAGAAACTAA